The Arachis hypogaea cultivar Tifrunner chromosome 14, arahy.Tifrunner.gnm2.J5K5, whole genome shotgun sequence genome has a segment encoding these proteins:
- the LOC140178561 gene encoding uncharacterized protein has translation MATRTKQITLDEIQETFREQYKRIYDYGHELLRANVGSSVCIQVQRSPDFDNEAQTSSMTNYCIFQKIYVCLEACKQSFQYCRSFIGLDGCFLKTPQVGQFLTAIGWDPNDQMLPIAYVVVEDETKDSWTWFLNHLTSDIGIERMGKSTFMSDQQNGLLPAYEDAILEVDNQFYVRHLYRNFRKRYWSRSRFAFNSKVDTLVNNMSKSFDSAIVDVREKPIVMMLEKIRVKLMTRWEENRELAQNYPGTILLKIRMKLERMSRSAGQWQPYWSVAQKYEGLDLEPFVANCYKKEAYLKCYELVIHPLNGPDLRERIAHGDIMPPPYRRSSHRPGTLPTVPDPPKPPLPPQTGRKEYRAQREY, from the exons ATGGCAACGAGGACTAAACAGATTACATTGGATGAAATTCAGGAAACCTTTCGAGAGCAGTATAAGAGGATTTATGACTATGGACATGAGCTGTTGAGGGCAAATGTAGGCTCCTCTGTTTGTATACAAGTGCAAAGGTCCCCTGATTTTGATAATGAAGCTCAAACATCATCCATGACAAATTATTGTATCTTTCAGAAGATCTACGTGTGCTTGGAAGCATGCAAGCAGAGTTTCCAGTATTGCAGGTCCTTCATTGGTCTAGATGGATGCTTTTTGAAGACACCTCAAGTTGGACAATTTCTCACTGCAATAGGTTGGGATCCGAATGACCAAATGCTGCCCATTGCATATGTGGTTGTAGAGGATGAGACCAAGGACTCGTGGACTTGGTTCTTGAATCATCTTACATCTGACATTGGGATTGAGAGGATGGGAAAATCTACATTCATGTCTGACCAACAGAAC GGTTTGTTGCCAGCATATGAGGATGCTATACTAGAAGTAGACAACCAATTCTATGTGAGACACTTATACAGAAACTTCAGGAAAAG GTATTGGTCTAGATCTAGGTTTGCATTTAATTCTAAAGTAGATACACTGGTTAACAACATGTCTAAGAGCTTTGATTCTGCCATAGTTGATGTTAGAGAGAAGCCGATAGTTATGATGTTAGAGAAGATTAGGGTTAAACTAATGACTAGGTGGGAAGAAAATAGAGAACTAGCTCAGAACTATCCAGGGACAATTCTACTTAAGATTAGAATGAAGTTAGAGAGAATGTCTAGATCAGCTGGGCAGTGGCAACCATATTGGTCTGTAGCTCAGAAATATGAG GGGCTTGACTTGGAACCATTTGTGGCCAACTGTTATAAGAAAGAAGCATACTTGAAGTGCTACGAGTTAGTAATACACCCTTTGAATGGACCTGATCTCCGGGAGAGAATAGCACATGGTGATATTATGCCACCCCCGTATAGAAGGTCTAGTCACAGGCCA GGGACTCTGCCTACTGTGCCTGATCCTCCTAAGCCTCCTCTTCCGCCTCAGACTGGTCGAAAGGAGTATCGGGCTCAAAGGGAATATTAG